One window from the genome of Silene latifolia isolate original U9 population unplaced genomic scaffold, ASM4854445v1 scaffold_272, whole genome shotgun sequence encodes:
- the LOC141639078 gene encoding uncharacterized protein LOC141639078, producing MEQREQIFHARCKVRGKTCNLIIDSGSCTNAVATELVDSFKLETRNHHKPYMLHWLNENSGIKVKKQALLSFVMGPYEDEVWCDVLPMSACHILLGRPWQFDREVVHQGRDNIYIVSKGKNRFHLKPLSPNKVKKKNENLFMNAKEFVEALEQGEQAYVLMVRDVEEGIGVHDETVQMLLNEFGDVFPEELPLGLPPTRGIEHQIDLIPGATLPNKPAYRCNPEEAKELQRQVQELIDRGYVQESLSPCAVPALLVPKKDGT from the coding sequence ATGGAGCAACGTGAGCAGATTTTCCATGCTCGTTGTAAGGTGCGTGGTAAGACTTGCAATTTGATTATTGATAGTGGGTCTTGCACAAATGCGGTTGCTACTGAATTGGTGGATTCCTTTAAGCTTGAGACTCGTAATCACCATAAACCATACATGCTGCATTGGTTGAATGAAAACAGTGGGATTAAAGTCAAGAAACAAGCTTTGCTTTCATTTGTTATGGGTCCCTATGAAGATGAAGTATGGTGTGACGTGTTACCCATGAGTGCGTGTCATATTCTATTGGGACGACCATGGCAGTTTGATAGAGAAGTTGTTCATCAAGGAAGGGATAACATTTACATTGTTAGTAAGGGTAAAAACAGATTCCACTTGAAACCCTTGTCACCTAACAAAGTAAAGAAGAAAAATGAGAATTTGTTTATGAATGCTAAAGAATTTGTTGAAGCATTAGAACAAGGGGAACAAGCTTATGTTCTTATGGTTCGAGATGTGGAAGAGGGAATTGGAGTTCATGACGAGACTGTCCAaatgttgttgaatgagtttggtGATGTGTTCCCGGAAGAGTTGCCACTTGGATTACCTCCTACGCGTGGCATAGAGCACCAAATTGATCTTATTCCAGGAGCTACACTTCCAAACAAACCAGCCTATCGATGCAATCCAGAAGAGGCTAAAGAGTTGCAAAGACAAGTGCAAGAATTGATTGATCGAGGCTATGTGCAAGAGAGTCTTAGTCCTTGTGCCGTACCTGCTCTTTTGGTACCCAAGAAGGATGGGACATAG